AGTACACGGCGGCCTCCTTTAGAATGTCCCTCTCTTCGGTCACCCGTTTAAGTTCAGCTTTGAGTCGCTGGATCTCTGACAGAGCTGAATCTTCCGCTTTTCTGCTCGCTCCAAGCTTGCTGTATCGGGCAATCCAATCATGCATACTTTTGTAACTAACGCCAAGTCGCTCAGCCACTTCTGCAATCTTATAGCCCCGCTCAGTGACTTGTTTAACGGCTTCAATTTTGAACTCATCGGTATAACGTTTTCCACTCATAATGCACCTCATTTTTACCTATTATTATATAGCTATGAGATGTCTATTAAAGTGGGTCCAAACCACTTCGACCTATTTGCATTAGCAGGTCATCTTCAAAATAATCTCGTAATCTGGATAGAGAATTACTCAGAGCTGAAGGACTAATGTTGAGCTGTTCTGCACCTTTAGTGATGCTTTGTTCGGTGAGCGGAGTATCCAATGTTACCAATAGATTGAGGTTCTTAAACCGTACAAATATTATTATTAGTTTTCTGTTTTTTCGATCTTTCGATCTTATCGAATGGTTGATTCTGTTTAAAGGTTTTTTCTGAAAGGTCGCAGTGATTTATATTTAACGTATGAAAATAAGACTGAAGAGGAATAACAAATGAAAACAATCAACTGAACGCCATTTTGCTGAAATTAATTTATTAATGCATAAGCTCAGCTTACGAATTTGATTTTGAAGAAAGTCCAGTTTAATTATTGAGTAAGTATGCATAATACTTTTAGTTATTTCATAAGCTTAAACAGTTTTGTATTTGAATATAATGCTGAAGTCGAAAAAGTGGACGATGTAAATTAGATCTCCACAGTCTAATAAACATCTAAAAAATTATGGATCAGTAGGCCTCAACTCCGCCCCGCTAAAAAACTGATCCAGAACTATAATAACAATTAGAGGTATAACATATGGCGTTATTTGAATATTTTCCAAATTATGTATGGAACTTATCTGTTTCTATTGCAGTAGAAAGCGGAGCTAGAATTGGCGAAATCATCGATATGTGTAAACCACTGCGCGAAGCCGCAGAGAATGGTGATGACGCAGGCACTGACGAGTTTCTACTGCAGTGGGTGAAAATGGCTGACAAACTTATTGGTCTAGCCGATGAAGATGAGGCGGCAGGTTGCTATTTTTCTGCGGGTAGTAAATTAAAAAGAGCCGCTCTGTATCTCATGGTTGCTGAAAGAATGCAGGGGCAAGGCCACCCCAATCGCATGGCAACATGGAACAAGGCGCAGTCTACTTTTCGAAAAAGTATTCTACTTAGTCAGGATAATTGCGAATACGTAGAGGTTCCGCTGGGAAATGGCGGCACGATGCCAGCTTTGTATGTTCGAGCTCCTGGAGACGGACCTCACCCTACCGTGGTTTATTGTAACGGTTTGGATAGCTGTAAAGAGATGCTGTATTGGTCAAACCTACCGCAAGCATTGGCTAAACGAGGTATATCAACTCTTTGTGTTGATCAGCCAGGTACTGGTGAAACCTTGCGTACGTATGGGCTGCCTGCTGTGGCTAATAGCGAAGTCTGGGCGTCGAAGGCAATTGATTGGTTAGAACAGAAAAATGATGTTGATACAGCTCGTATTGGCATGACGGGTATATCCCTAGGTGGTCATTTTGCGCCGCGAGCTGTTGCTTTCGAACCTAGATTTGCTGCGGGTGCAGTGTGGGGAGCTAACCACAACTGGGCAGAAGTACAGCAAAAACGTCTAAAGCGCGAGGGTGAAAATCCTGTTCCGCATTACTGGGCACATGTTATGTGGGTATTTGGCGCGACGAATATGGAAGATTTTTTTGCCAAAGCGGAAGGTATGACTCTGAATGGCGTTATGGAAAAAATAAAGGTTCCTTTCCTAGTTACCCATGGTGAAAAAGATCGCCAGATCAACCTTGATTACGCTTATCAAAGTTACGACCAGCTCGTCAATTCACCAAATCGTGAATTTAAAATTTTTACTGAGCGTGAAGGCGGCGTCGAGCATGTTGGCGCAGATAATATGAGTTTTGGCTGCGATTATATTGCAGATTGGTTCGCTAAAACATTGGGTGGAAAAAAGGGGTAAGAGAGCTATGTCACGTCAATTTATTGATCTATCTATTTATCTTGAAAACGATGTTATTACTGATCCACCGTTTATGCGCCCAGAGATCACATATCAGACGCACGCGGAAACAGTTCCTGAAGCGAATCACTTTTTTCCTGGTGTGGCGGCAGATGAGTTTCCTGGTGGTCACGGGTTTGCTGCTGCCGAAACAGTGAAGCTCACGACACATAATGGCACACATTTGGATGCTCCATGGCACTTTCATCCTACAATGAACAACGGTGAAAGGGCGATTACCATTGATGAAGTACCATTGGATTGGTGCTTTCGTCCTGGAGTAAAACTGGATTTTCGTCATTTTGAAAACGGTTATGTAGTAACCGCTGCTGATGTCGAGGCGGAACTGAAGCGCATTGGATATGAGCTGCAACCTATGGACATCGTATTGATCAATACTGCAGCAGGAAGTGCAGTAGGAGATCCCGATTTTTGTAATATCGGTTGTGGCATGGGCTATGAAGCCACTATGTATTTATTAGAGCGCGGTGTACGAGTCACTGGTACTGATGCTTGGTCTTGGGATGCACCTTTTAGCCATACGGCTAAACGAGTTGCGGAAACCGGTGATAACTCTCTTATCTGGGAAGGGCACAAAGCTGGTAGAGACATAGGCTATTGTCATTTGGAAAAACTGCATAACCTCGAAGCTTTGCCTGCTTTTGGTTATACCGTATCCTGTTTTCCTCATAAAGTGCGTGGTGGTTCCGCTGGCTGGACTCGCGCTGTTGCTATTATTGATAACTGAGTGAACGGTTTGAGATTATGGCATTTATCATGAATAAAACTATGAAAAGTATCTAATAGTCTAGATAGGGAGCAAAACGCATGTTTTACTCCCTATCTAGAATAAAATGAAACGCACTGCTGTTTAGTACTCTATGCGAATAGTGAATAGAACCTTTCTAAAGACGAACTCTTTCGAATGGCAGAGCTTCGTTTATTCTACATCCATGTTGATCGCCGCTTCTTTTAATGTATTTCGTAACCAAATAAGCCCTTCATCATTATTTCTGTACTGATGCCACTGTACGCATTGCTTCATTGGCGGAATATCAAAAGGCAAAGGCAGTATTTTGAGTGGCCATACTTTGGCCATTTTTGTCGCTAATCTCGCGTGGATAGTAGCGATATTTTCTGAACCTATCACCAAGGCTGGTAGAGAAGCAAAGCTGAAGGTAGTGGCGATTACGTGTCGTTTAATACCGTATTTTTGTGCGAATAAGGTACCAAAAAAATCTTTTTTGGTTGCCTCTGGTCGCATTAGGACGTGGCCTGCTGCTGCGTATTTTTCTGCAGTCAATTCTCCTGACGCAATCTTGCTGTGCTTCCAGACGACACAGACAAATTCTTCTTCATAGAGTATGTCGCAGGGATGTTCAGTAGACATAAAGTCGGATGGAATGATAAGTAAATCGGCTTTGCCTTGTTCGAGTTGCTCATGTGGGTTGTTTGCTACTTGAGCTAAGAGCTGAAAGCGAGCTGTACTTTTTTGTTTACCTACTATTTCTAACGCATGAGGCACAAGTACTGTTTGTGTGTAATCTGAGCAGAAAATGCTAAAGATCCGATCCGTTGTTTGAGGCTCAAAACTAGGTTGTACAAGAATTGTGCTTTCGATGTTGTTTAAGGCGTTACGAACACTGACTTTTAGGCTTTCTCCTAAGGGAGTAATGACCATTCTTCGACCAATTTGTGTTAGCAGGTCATCTTCAAAATAATCTCGTAATCTGGACAAGGAGTTACTTAAGGCTGAGGGACTCATGTTGAGCTTTTCTGCGCCTTTGGTGATGCTTTGTTCGGTGAGTAGAGTGTCTAATGCTACCAATAGATTGAGGTCGAGTTTTTTAAATCGCATAGATATTCTCATGATTTCTTGTTTTTATGATCTTTCGATCATATCGAATGGTTTTATCTAATAGAAGGTTTTTTTCGAATGGTTGTGGTGGTTTGCACTAGATTCATTTTTCACGTGAAAATTAAATTCGTAGTTCGAGTAGATAAATGAAAATAATCAACCGTCTTTGATTACACATTTATGTTGAATTTCTTTAATGATGTTTTTATTGGTTATTGTCTTCTTGATCATTCGATGGCGTCGAATGATTGATTCTGTTTAAAGGATTTTTCCGAAAGGTTATGGTGATTTACATTTAGCTTGTTCTTAAAACATAAAAATAAAATTTGAGAGGAAGAACAAGTGAAAATAATTAACTCGACGCCATTTCGGCTAAAAGCATTGGCTATTGCCATTGTTTCTAGCACTTCTACTGCCTATGGGTTTGAAATAGAAACAGATAATTCTGATCTAAGGCTCAGTCTAGGTAATACCGTAAAATACAGTACCGCTTTTCGTACCAAGGATGCCTCTTCAGGTTTAACTGAAGGTAGTGGAGCGACTAATTATAACGATGGTGATAACAACTTCGATAAAGGGTTGGTTTCAAGTCGTTTAGATCTATTTTCCGAATTTGACCTGTCTTATAAAAATGCTGGGGTTCGTGTAAGTGGTGCTGCCTGGTATGACGATGTTTATCATCAAGATACGGACAATACCAGCACAAGCTCAAACCATAGCCCTGTCAGTGAATTCTCAGACACCACCAAAAAAACCATGGGGGGAGATGCCGAAATCCTTGATGCTTTTGTTTATTCCCGATTCCCTGTGATGAATGGAATGGAGGGCACCATTCGTGTTGGCCGCCATAGTTTGCTGTGGGGCGAAAGTTTGTTTTTTGGTGCGAACGGTATTGCTGGCGCTCAAGGGCCAGTTGATGTGGTGAAGTTGTCCTCTGTACCTAACTCTACTTTTAAAGAAACAATGAGACCAACTGGCAAGGTTTCGATCGATATTCCAATTTCTGAAACGGCTTCCTTAGGGGCTTATGTGGGTTATGAGTGGGAGAAATCTCGCTTCCTACCAGCAGGCTCTTATCTTTCTACTGGAGATACACTAGGCGGTGAAAAACTGCTTGCTGGCCCATACACAGCAACACACACCTCTGATGATGAAGGTTCTGACTCTGGTCAATACGGTCTACAACTTAAATGGAGTGACTATGACCTTGATGCGGACTTTGGTTTGTACGCAATCCGTTTTGACTCTAGTTCACCAAGTAGTATGTACACGATTTTGGATGCTTCTTTCCACCCTAGCCAATACAAATGGGCTTATGCCAAAGGCATTGAAGCTTATGGCGCCAGTATGGCGAAAACCGTTGGGATTTGGAGCTTGGCCGGTGAAATTTCATATCGTGTAAATGCACCTCTAGCGAGTGCTGCTACATCGATAACAACGTCAGGTGTGCAATACGATAACGATAAAAATCCTGGTTATGCGATCGGGGAGACAGCTCATGCTCAATTCTCTTGGTTGGCAAGCTTGGGTTCGAATTTCCTATCTAAAGAGTCCAGTTTTGTTGGTGAAGTCGCTTGGAACACTCGTGTAAGAACCACTCAAAATGAAAACAAATTAAACCCCAACGCTGACAAATCTGCAGTTGGCGTAAAAATGGTTTATTCGCCGATGTATCGCCAAGCTTTCGATGGGGTTGATCTAAGTCCTTCTATTGGCATTGGTCATACTTGGGGTAAGTCTTCGGCGTTAGGTTCGTCATTTGGTGTTGATGATGGTGGTGATATTAACGTCGGCGTTAATGCTGTGTATTTAAATCGTTGGAATGCCTCTTTGAGCTATATCAAATATTTAGGCGATGAAGGCCTATTCAATGACAGTTCAAATAACGCAACGTACAAGCAGTCGCAAAAAGATCGAGACTTTATCTCTGCTTCTGTAAGCACCACCTTTTAATTTTTTGGAGAATGAAAATGTATAACAATAAAAAACACTCTCTTAGTATTTTAGTTACCTCTGCAGTACTAGGTTGTTTTTCACTGGCTTCTTATGCTGCTGTTAGCCCAGAGCAAGCCGCTCGATTGGGTGCGGATTTAACCCCTTTTGGCGGCGAAAAAGCAGGCAACAGTGATGGCTCTATCCCTGCTTGGACCGGCGGTTTTAATGATCCAATAAAAGGTGAAATATTGGGTGGCAAGCGCTTAGACCCTTTCGCAAATGAGAAACCTTTGTACACAGTGACTGCAGCGAATATGGATAAGTATGCTGATAAGTTAACCGATGGTGTAAAGGCGATGCTACAAAAGTATCCAGATACTTATCGCCTAGATGTTTACCCAACTCATAGAACGGCGACAGCACCAGAGTGGGTATACAACTACACAGTACAAAATGCCTTGAAGGCAAAAATAGATGGCCACAAGATCATTGGCGCTTATGCTGGTATCCCATTTCCAATTCCTCAAAATGGTCTAGAAGCGATCAACAACCACCGTTTGTCTTGGCGTGGTGTGAGCTGGGAAGCGGATATCAACCAGTATCAAATTACATCAAGTGGCAAAGTTGTCTTAACAACGGATGGTCTACTAAAGAATCAAATGCCTTACTACTTTCAGGAAGGTTCAAGCGAAGAATTTGATGGCTATTTCTGGGAAATTAACCTCGAAAACTACGGGCCGCCAATTCGTGCCGGAGAGCGTATCGCGGGGCGTACGAACGTTGATGAAGACAAAACTCAATCATATGTGTATTTAACGGGTCAGCGTCGAGTACGTAAACTACCAAATGCTTGTTGTGACACACCTACACCTGCCACGGCTGGTTTAATGTCCTTCGATGAGTTAAGCGTGTTTTCTGGTACTACTGAAGTGTTTGATTGGAAGTTATTGGGTAAGAAAGAAATACTCGTACCTTATAACGAAAACCGCTTCTTGCAATACAGTGATGAACAAGCCATTACTGGAAATCACTTGAATCCAGATGCTGTACGTTGGGAATTACATCGTGTTTGGGTTGTTGAAGCAACGCTTGCAGAGGGCAAGCGTCATCAAGCAGTACGCAGTAAATACTATCTAGATGAAGATACATGGCAGGGCTCTTTGGCTGATCGCTGGGATTCTAACGGTCAATTATGGAAAACGCTATGGCAGTTTAACTACATCATGCCTGAGTTCCCAGGAACGATTCCGCAAACCTTTGGTTTCTATAACTTGTTATCCGGTGAGGCTTATGTGGCTAACATGATGAATGATAAGTCTTCACAAAATAAACCTGTAGAACGTTTTCCAACCAGTACTTTTACTGGTCAAGGCTTAGCGCGTCAGGGCACACGATAGCTTTATTTAAACTCATTTAATCCGATTACCTTTGTATCAAAGGGAGGGCGTAACCTTACCCCTTTTGGCTTCGTTCGTCCTTTGATACAGGTTTTGGGTTGATTGAGTGGGCTTTTTTTACAAGCCAAATTGTTTGTAAGCTTTCAAATAAAAGACGTTGGAGTATTTATGTTTCGCTATTTTCCCACTAATTACCCATGGGATCTTTCTATCAACCTTGCCCTAGAAATGGGTGCGCGTATTGGCGAGATTGAAGAAATGTGTGCGCCTCTTCAGGAGGCGGCAAAAGCAAAAGACGCTGCTGGCTCCGAGGCTTTTCGTGACAGCTGGGAACACATGGCAGATAAGTTATGTGAATTGGCTAAAGAGGATGAAGAGCGTAGTCGTTTGATTTCTGCTGGTGACAAGTATGGTCGCGCAGCAACGTATTACCTTACGGCTGAGCGTTTACAGGCGCATGGATCACAAGGTCGAGAAGCCTTGTATCAGCGTTTTCAAGAAATATTTGCTCGTGGATTAGAACTAGCAAAAGAAAATTGTGAACGAGTTGAGATTCCATACGAAGGCAAACATCTTTCTGCCCTTTATGTGCGTGCCGAAGGTGAGGAAGGTAAAGCGCCAATTTTGGTTCAAGTTAACGGCTTGGACTCTACAAAAGAAATGAAGTATCGCGTTGGTTTACCTGCTTGGTTAGCTAAACGAGGTGTTTCTTCTCTTATTGTTGATCAGCCGGGCACCGGTGAAGCGCTTCGTTTACAAGGCTTTACGGCTCGTTTTGATAGCGAACATTGGGCAAGCCGTGTTGTGGATTGGTTGGAAAACCGTGAAGAAATTGATGCCAAACGCATTGGCATGGAAGGCGTTTCTCTGGGCGGTTATTACTGTCCTCGTGCTGTGGCGTTTGAGCCTAGATTTGCTTGTGGTGTGGTATGGGGAGCGAATCATGATTGGCGAGATGTACAAAAACGTCGCTTAGAAAAAGAAGGCAGTTTTCCTGTTCCACATTATTGGAAACACGTGCGTTGGGTATGGGGAGCAAAAGACATGGATGCGTTTATGGAGATCGCGGAAAAAGTTCATTTAGATGGCGTATTAGATCGCATCAAGGTGCCATTTCTTGTGACACACGGAGAAAAAGACTCTCAAATTCCGTTGAAATGGGCTCATCGAACCTACGAGCAGTTGGTTAATAGCCCTAAAAAAGAGCTTAAGATTTTCACAGATCGTGAAGGGGGCGTTCAGCACTCTAGTTTTGATAATTCTGCCAATGCTGGGGCTTATATCGCCGATTGGGTTGCAGAGACATTGAATGGTCGTACGGCCTAATCGTAAAGAGGTTATAAATAATGAAGATAGTCGGTTTAGAAACCATCATTTTTGGTGTTGAGGATGTTGCCTCTTGTGCAACCTTTTTAACAGATTACGGTTTGTTTCCTATTGATGTAACTGAAACAGGCGGGCGTTTTGAAGCATTAGATGGCACCGCTGTGGTTTTAGCTCATGCCTCAGATGAAAGCATTCCTGCCAGTATTGGTAATGGCTGCATGATGCGTAAAACAGTCATGGGTGTGGCTGATACCGCAACGATTCAGGCGATTACCGAAGAGCTGAGTAAAGACCGAGAAGTTCGTCAATTAGCGGATGGCTCTATTGAGTCTACGGATGATTCCGGTTTTGTGATTGGCTTTCAGGTGACAACTCGTAAAGAGTTGAACTTGGCAGGTGAAATCTCCAATGTACCAGGTTCTCCATTTCAACGACCTGTTAACCATCGAGCGGTGCAGCTAGATGCGGGTCCAATTCGTCCAAGAACCTTGTCTCATATTGTGTATTTTGTACCTGATCCCGTTAAAGCTGAAGCGTTTTATGTTGAGCGTTTGGGCTTCCGTTGCACAGATAGATTTGAAGGCGCTGGTCCATTTTTACAGCCAGCAGGCACGTTAGATCACCACACACATTTCTTGATTGGTGCGCCACC
This genomic stretch from Marinomonas primoryensis harbors:
- a CDS encoding cyclase family protein; translation: MSRQFIDLSIYLENDVITDPPFMRPEITYQTHAETVPEANHFFPGVAADEFPGGHGFAAAETVKLTTHNGTHLDAPWHFHPTMNNGERAITIDEVPLDWCFRPGVKLDFRHFENGYVVTAADVEAELKRIGYELQPMDIVLINTAAGSAVGDPDFCNIGCGMGYEATMYLLERGVRVTGTDAWSWDAPFSHTAKRVAETGDNSLIWEGHKAGRDIGYCHLEKLHNLEALPAFGYTVSCFPHKVRGGSAGWTRAVAIIDN
- a CDS encoding DUF1329 domain-containing protein; amino-acid sequence: MYNNKKHSLSILVTSAVLGCFSLASYAAVSPEQAARLGADLTPFGGEKAGNSDGSIPAWTGGFNDPIKGEILGGKRLDPFANEKPLYTVTAANMDKYADKLTDGVKAMLQKYPDTYRLDVYPTHRTATAPEWVYNYTVQNALKAKIDGHKIIGAYAGIPFPIPQNGLEAINNHRLSWRGVSWEADINQYQITSSGKVVLTTDGLLKNQMPYYFQEGSSEEFDGYFWEINLENYGPPIRAGERIAGRTNVDEDKTQSYVYLTGQRRVRKLPNACCDTPTPATAGLMSFDELSVFSGTTEVFDWKLLGKKEILVPYNENRFLQYSDEQAITGNHLNPDAVRWELHRVWVVEATLAEGKRHQAVRSKYYLDEDTWQGSLADRWDSNGQLWKTLWQFNYIMPEFPGTIPQTFGFYNLLSGEAYVANMMNDKSSQNKPVERFPTSTFTGQGLARQGTR
- a CDS encoding VOC family protein yields the protein MKIVGLETIIFGVEDVASCATFLTDYGLFPIDVTETGGRFEALDGTAVVLAHASDESIPASIGNGCMMRKTVMGVADTATIQAITEELSKDREVRQLADGSIESTDDSGFVIGFQVTTRKELNLAGEISNVPGSPFQRPVNHRAVQLDAGPIRPRTLSHIVYFVPDPVKAEAFYVERLGFRCTDRFEGAGPFLQPAGTLDHHTHFLIGAPPFMQGVEHFTFHFGGPTEVMQNGSQFVEKGYQAFWGPGRHIMGSNWFWYFNSPFACHIEMDADMDLHDQNWSPRAFPMGADNSQAFLLRYRSKWSPGKDTPNNGDYE
- a CDS encoding alpha/beta hydrolase family protein translates to MFRYFPTNYPWDLSINLALEMGARIGEIEEMCAPLQEAAKAKDAAGSEAFRDSWEHMADKLCELAKEDEERSRLISAGDKYGRAATYYLTAERLQAHGSQGREALYQRFQEIFARGLELAKENCERVEIPYEGKHLSALYVRAEGEEGKAPILVQVNGLDSTKEMKYRVGLPAWLAKRGVSSLIVDQPGTGEALRLQGFTARFDSEHWASRVVDWLENREEIDAKRIGMEGVSLGGYYCPRAVAFEPRFACGVVWGANHDWRDVQKRRLEKEGSFPVPHYWKHVRWVWGAKDMDAFMEIAEKVHLDGVLDRIKVPFLVTHGEKDSQIPLKWAHRTYEQLVNSPKKELKIFTDREGGVQHSSFDNSANAGAYIADWVAETLNGRTA
- a CDS encoding DUF1302 domain-containing protein — encoded protein: MKIINSTPFRLKALAIAIVSSTSTAYGFEIETDNSDLRLSLGNTVKYSTAFRTKDASSGLTEGSGATNYNDGDNNFDKGLVSSRLDLFSEFDLSYKNAGVRVSGAAWYDDVYHQDTDNTSTSSNHSPVSEFSDTTKKTMGGDAEILDAFVYSRFPVMNGMEGTIRVGRHSLLWGESLFFGANGIAGAQGPVDVVKLSSVPNSTFKETMRPTGKVSIDIPISETASLGAYVGYEWEKSRFLPAGSYLSTGDTLGGEKLLAGPYTATHTSDDEGSDSGQYGLQLKWSDYDLDADFGLYAIRFDSSSPSSMYTILDASFHPSQYKWAYAKGIEAYGASMAKTVGIWSLAGEISYRVNAPLASAATSITTSGVQYDNDKNPGYAIGETAHAQFSWLASLGSNFLSKESSFVGEVAWNTRVRTTQNENKLNPNADKSAVGVKMVYSPMYRQAFDGVDLSPSIGIGHTWGKSSALGSSFGVDDGGDINVGVNAVYLNRWNASLSYIKYLGDEGLFNDSSNNATYKQSQKDRDFISASVSTTF
- a CDS encoding LysR substrate-binding domain-containing protein; translation: MRFKKLDLNLLVALDTLLTEQSITKGAEKLNMSPSALSNSLSRLRDYFEDDLLTQIGRRMVITPLGESLKVSVRNALNNIESTILVQPSFEPQTTDRIFSIFCSDYTQTVLVPHALEIVGKQKSTARFQLLAQVANNPHEQLEQGKADLLIIPSDFMSTEHPCDILYEEEFVCVVWKHSKIASGELTAEKYAAAGHVLMRPEATKKDFFGTLFAQKYGIKRHVIATTFSFASLPALVIGSENIATIHARLATKMAKVWPLKILPLPFDIPPMKQCVQWHQYRNNDEGLIWLRNTLKEAAINMDVE
- a CDS encoding LysR family transcriptional regulator, giving the protein MVTLDTPLTEQSITKGAEQLNISPSALSNSLSRLRDYFEDDLLMQIGRSGLDPL
- a CDS encoding alpha/beta hydrolase family protein, with amino-acid sequence MALFEYFPNYVWNLSVSIAVESGARIGEIIDMCKPLREAAENGDDAGTDEFLLQWVKMADKLIGLADEDEAAGCYFSAGSKLKRAALYLMVAERMQGQGHPNRMATWNKAQSTFRKSILLSQDNCEYVEVPLGNGGTMPALYVRAPGDGPHPTVVYCNGLDSCKEMLYWSNLPQALAKRGISTLCVDQPGTGETLRTYGLPAVANSEVWASKAIDWLEQKNDVDTARIGMTGISLGGHFAPRAVAFEPRFAAGAVWGANHNWAEVQQKRLKREGENPVPHYWAHVMWVFGATNMEDFFAKAEGMTLNGVMEKIKVPFLVTHGEKDRQINLDYAYQSYDQLVNSPNREFKIFTEREGGVEHVGADNMSFGCDYIADWFAKTLGGKKG